In one window of Rhodothermales bacterium DNA:
- the efp gene encoding elongation factor P: MASTSDFRNGLAIVWNDDLWTITEFQHVKPGKGGAFVRTKLKNVRTGRTMDNTFRAGEKVETARIERRPHQFLYQDDLGLHFMNADTYEQLQLPAESVPGREFVKEGGMIDILFHAETEAALTTEIPKSVDLAVVETEPGVRGDTATAATKPAKLESGASVNVPLFINEGDVVRVNTETGAYITRASSN; this comes from the coding sequence ATGGCATCGACGAGTGATTTTCGCAATGGTCTCGCAATCGTCTGGAATGACGATTTATGGACGATTACGGAGTTTCAGCACGTGAAACCCGGCAAGGGGGGTGCATTCGTTCGTACGAAGTTGAAGAACGTCCGCACAGGGCGTACGATGGACAACACCTTCCGCGCTGGAGAAAAGGTCGAGACCGCCCGCATTGAGCGTCGACCACACCAGTTTCTGTATCAGGATGATCTTGGCCTGCACTTTATGAACGCAGACACGTACGAGCAACTCCAGTTGCCGGCGGAAAGCGTTCCCGGTCGCGAGTTCGTCAAGGAGGGTGGGATGATCGATATCCTGTTCCACGCGGAGACGGAAGCGGCTCTAACGACCGAGATACCGAAGTCGGTTGATCTGGCCGTCGTCGAGACAGAACCCGGCGTCAGGGGCGATACAGCGACGGCAGCGACGAAGCCCGCGAAACTGGAAAGCGGTGCGTCCGTGAACGTCCCTCTCTTTATCAACGAAGGCGATGTCGTGCGAGTCAATACTGAGACGGGAGCGTACATCACGCGCGCGTCATCGAACTAG
- the bshB1 gene encoding bacillithiol biosynthesis deacetylase BshB1, protein MTEDSIDVLAIAAHPDDVELWAGGTICSLTARGLAVGIIDLTQGELGSRGSVEERREEAAAAATIMGVRVRENLKIPDGNIENNLRNRLLLIQQIRRYRPTTVLVGAPVCRHPDHGAATELATASVFYSGLRKIETLASDGTPQEPHRPDHVLHYMQSIPFDPTFVVDVSDFWDQRTRAVQAFKSQFFNADYEAKSNEPETYVSNPAFFEWTEARARSYGYPIGAQFAEPFLYRNGPVGLDDLTSVLARKRTFK, encoded by the coding sequence GTGACAGAAGATTCGATCGACGTTCTCGCGATAGCGGCACACCCGGACGACGTGGAATTGTGGGCCGGGGGAACCATCTGTTCGCTCACTGCGCGCGGGTTGGCCGTTGGCATCATTGACTTGACGCAAGGAGAACTCGGTTCGCGCGGGTCGGTCGAAGAGAGGCGAGAGGAGGCTGCCGCCGCTGCGACGATCATGGGGGTCCGTGTTCGGGAGAACTTGAAGATTCCGGACGGCAACATCGAGAACAACCTTCGGAATCGACTCCTTCTCATCCAGCAGATTCGGCGCTATCGACCAACGACGGTTCTGGTCGGCGCACCGGTTTGCCGACATCCGGATCATGGAGCGGCAACCGAACTTGCGACGGCTTCCGTCTTCTACTCCGGCCTCCGCAAGATTGAAACACTCGCCTCAGACGGTACACCACAGGAGCCGCATCGACCAGATCACGTCCTCCACTATATGCAGTCGATCCCTTTCGATCCAACGTTTGTCGTTGACGTATCCGACTTCTGGGATCAGAGAACCCGCGCAGTGCAGGCGTTCAAAAGCCAGTTCTTCAATGCAGACTACGAAGCGAAGTCCAATGAGCCGGAGACGTATGTTTCAAACCCGGCGTTCTTCGAATGGACGGAGGCGCGTGCCAGATCGTACGGCTACCCCATCGGTGCTCAATTCGCTGAACCGTTCCTGTATCGCAACGGGCCTGTGGGCCTTGATGACCTGACGTCGGTCCTGGCCCGTAAGCGCACGTTCAAATAG
- a CDS encoding aldehyde dehydrogenase family protein, with amino-acid sequence MDPDLTSIQQARELVEQAHAAQHTYSKFTQDKVDHIVAAMAGAGAGAASELARRAHEETGFGRIDSKTEKNLFATKTLHERMRGMNTAGIINRPEGGSIWEVATPMGVVAALIPSTNPTSTAMYKAIISAKARCGIVMSPHPRAVRCTRRALAVVADAAYDAGAPPGLFGCLQDVSLAGTNELLEHDHTDVILATGGTAMVQAAYSKGKPAYGVGSGNVPVFVDRSADVTKAAADLVYGASFDWGTLCSTERSIVADLPIRTRLLNALRSEGAYVVDEREKQKLRDVLFVNGRLNVEQVGRSPSHVAGLAGFSVPPSTRALVAEVEMVGKNELLSSETLSPILSFYTADGWEAGCDRCIEVLGFGGMGHTLGLHCENDRIIEAFALEKPAMRIVVNTVAALGSVGFTTALFPAMTLGPGTTGGSITSDNISPLHLLNYKRLAFETDPVNPPAEQRRGTSAGQKTTRSPAHGSWIDEIESRLRERAGNPPVQPTATRRSPAGNLQTARPDTSAGEIDEKRVQDLIKRFKK; translated from the coding sequence ATGGATCCCGACCTTACCTCGATTCAGCAAGCTCGCGAACTCGTGGAGCAGGCGCATGCCGCACAGCACACGTATTCGAAGTTCACGCAGGACAAAGTTGATCATATCGTTGCTGCTATGGCCGGGGCAGGTGCCGGCGCGGCCTCCGAGTTGGCGCGCCGGGCACATGAAGAAACCGGCTTCGGCCGGATAGACAGCAAGACAGAGAAAAACCTGTTCGCTACGAAGACACTTCATGAGCGAATGCGCGGGATGAACACGGCGGGGATCATTAATCGGCCGGAGGGTGGTTCGATCTGGGAGGTCGCAACTCCGATGGGTGTGGTCGCTGCACTGATTCCGTCCACGAATCCGACATCGACGGCGATGTACAAGGCGATCATATCTGCGAAAGCGCGGTGCGGAATAGTCATGAGTCCACATCCACGTGCGGTTCGATGCACGCGGCGCGCACTTGCCGTCGTAGCCGATGCAGCCTACGATGCTGGAGCGCCCCCGGGGCTCTTCGGCTGCCTTCAGGATGTATCGCTCGCCGGCACGAACGAACTGCTCGAGCACGATCATACCGACGTGATCCTGGCCACCGGTGGTACGGCGATGGTGCAGGCAGCCTATTCGAAGGGCAAACCGGCCTACGGTGTCGGATCTGGTAACGTGCCGGTCTTCGTGGATCGATCCGCTGACGTGACCAAAGCGGCGGCGGACCTTGTGTACGGGGCGTCGTTTGACTGGGGCACGCTCTGTTCTACAGAACGGAGTATCGTTGCCGATCTTCCGATCCGTACCCGTTTGTTGAACGCCCTGAGATCGGAGGGCGCATACGTCGTCGACGAGCGGGAGAAACAGAAACTTCGAGATGTTCTGTTCGTGAACGGGCGGCTGAACGTGGAGCAGGTGGGGCGGTCACCCTCACATGTCGCCGGGTTGGCAGGTTTCTCTGTACCACCGTCGACCCGGGCGCTCGTCGCCGAAGTGGAAATGGTCGGTAAGAATGAGCTGCTGTCCTCGGAGACGCTCTCTCCCATCTTGTCATTCTACACGGCTGATGGATGGGAAGCCGGGTGCGACCGCTGTATCGAAGTGCTCGGTTTTGGCGGTATGGGTCACACGCTTGGTCTGCACTGTGAGAATGACCGAATCATTGAGGCGTTCGCCCTCGAAAAGCCGGCGATGCGGATTGTCGTAAACACGGTGGCGGCTCTTGGCTCGGTCGGGTTTACAACCGCGCTCTTCCCTGCGATGACTCTGGGCCCGGGCACGACGGGCGGTTCAATCACGAGCGACAATATTTCTCCGCTTCACCTGTTGAACTACAAGCGCCTCGCGTTCGAAACGGATCCGGTTAACCCGCCTGCTGAGCAGCGCCGAGGTACGTCGGCCGGTCAGAAGACCACGCGATCGCCAGCGCACGGGTCGTGGATTGACGAGATCGAGAGCCGCCTTCGCGAGCGGGCGGGAAACCCGCCTGTGCAGCCGACTGCAACCCGCCGGAGCCCCGCCGGCAACCTGCAGACGGCACGACCTGATACCTCGGCCGGGGAGATCGACGAAAAGCGTGTTCAGGACCTGATCAAGCGCTTCAAGAAGTGA
- a CDS encoding CoA-binding protein has translation MDIAELLRRTRTIAVVGLSPRSTRTSYKIAVYLQEAGYTIVPVNPHRDELLGEQAYPSLLDIPDSISLDLVDVFRRPEFMEGVVREAIARRDRSGNNPVIWTQIGVSSFEAEELANEAGIPYIRNRCTLVEHSRLLT, from the coding sequence ATGGACATAGCTGAATTACTGAGACGGACACGTACGATCGCCGTTGTGGGCCTTTCCCCGCGGTCGACCCGCACCAGCTACAAGATAGCGGTGTACCTGCAGGAGGCCGGATACACTATTGTTCCAGTCAACCCGCACAGGGACGAACTGCTTGGTGAGCAAGCCTATCCATCTTTGCTTGACATCCCCGATTCCATCTCCCTCGATCTGGTGGATGTATTCAGAAGACCGGAATTCATGGAGGGCGTCGTGCGTGAGGCCATCGCCCGCAGGGATCGGTCGGGCAACAATCCCGTAATCTGGACGCAGATTGGCGTCTCGTCATTCGAGGCCGAGGAACTGGCGAACGAAGCCGGGATACCGTACATCCGCAATCGCTGCACTCTGGTCGAACACAGCCGACTCCTGACCTGA
- a CDS encoding acetyl-CoA carboxylase biotin carboxyl carrier protein: MDLDRIRDLLRLVAESDVAEVELEEDGLKIVVRKESPNVTFQPAMSYMPPPYPVQGGYGPPPLAPAAQTSGGHTVSASTPAAVSNMVEVKAPIVGTFYRSSSPDAAPFVEVGDTVSSGQVLCIIEAMKLMNEIEAEMSGVVRKILVDNAQAVEFDQPLFAIEPG; encoded by the coding sequence ATGGACCTTGACCGGATTCGCGACCTACTCCGACTCGTGGCGGAGAGCGACGTGGCGGAAGTTGAGTTAGAGGAAGATGGACTCAAGATCGTAGTGCGGAAGGAGAGCCCCAACGTTACGTTTCAGCCGGCGATGTCGTATATGCCGCCGCCGTATCCGGTTCAGGGCGGCTACGGACCACCACCACTCGCGCCCGCTGCACAAACTTCAGGCGGCCACACAGTGAGCGCCTCGACGCCTGCAGCCGTATCGAATATGGTGGAGGTGAAGGCGCCGATCGTCGGCACGTTCTACAGATCATCCTCACCTGACGCGGCACCATTTGTTGAGGTTGGCGACACGGTCAGCAGCGGCCAGGTGCTCTGCATCATCGAAGCCATGAAACTGATGAATGAGATCGAGGCCGAGATGTCCGGCGTCGTCCGCAAGATCCTCGTCGACAACGCGCAGGCCGTGGAGTTCGATCAGCCCTTGTTTGCCATCGAGCCCGGCTGA
- a CDS encoding zf-HC2 domain-containing protein, with translation MAPRSKKPKRAPAERHGGPPGDPAQINEELLAAYLAGTLSDNQRLEVARHLATSPEAREVLSMAYAAMLAERRNSAL, from the coding sequence TTGGCTCCCCGAAGCAAGAAACCCAAACGCGCCCCCGCCGAACGACACGGTGGTCCACCGGGCGACCCCGCTCAGATCAATGAGGAGCTTCTTGCGGCCTACCTGGCAGGCACTCTCAGTGATAATCAGCGACTCGAGGTGGCCCGGCACCTCGCGACCAGCCCGGAAGCACGAGAAGTGCTTTCAATGGCGTACGCAGCCATGCTCGCCGAGCGCAGGAACAGCGCCCTCTGA
- a CDS encoding leucine--tRNA ligase, which yields MASYPFTEIEEKWQRFWETESVFATNRHPKGDLEKFYVLDMFPYPSGVGLHVGHPLGYIATDIVARYKRMLGLEVLHPIGFDAFGLPAEQFAVEHGVHPRITTQKNIENMLRQLKRLGLSYDWSRVVATTDPEYYRWTQWIFLKLYNSYYDGELSKACPIDELIAAFDDGSKAPATGEDWSSLNEVERQDVLAGYRLAFMAEVPVNWCPALGTVLANEEVTNEGRSERGNYPVFKRPLKQWMLRITAYADRLEDDLKLVDWPEPIKIMQRNWIGRSQGAMVDFAIGGLPDVIRVFTTRPDTLFGATYMVLAPEHPLVDLVATPEHRSEVRKYQSDAAGMTEVDRMAEGKRKTGAFTGGYAINPVNGQEIPIWIADYVLMGYGTGAIMAVPGHDQRDFEFAKQFDLDIRPVVIPDAAWLQQRDIEQEAYLANPAALEETFTGAGFGVNSANADVSLNGVETDQAKTLITGWLAEHDLGEQAIQYKLRDWLFSRQRYWGEPFPILHGPDGSIHAVPEDDLPVVLPEMEDFRPQTSDNPDDPPRPPLGRAPESWRHVIVDGVRYERELNTMPQWAGSCWYYLRFIEPWNSEHFVGKELEEFWMAPGGVDLYVGGVEHAVLHLLYARFWHKVLFDLGYVSGPEPFGRLINQGYIQAYAYRDERGVIVDSEKVVDQDNRPAADVQGESGKEYFHESAPVTQEYGKMGKSLKNAVSPDEIAAEFGCDTFRLYEMYLGPLEASKPWSTRDIIGVHRFLNRVWRNLVDEDTDTLLVTDEDPDDELGRLLNRTVRRVTDDLDRLSFNTAIAALIELNSEMVALKRIPRRVADTFILLLAPMAPHMAEELWHRMGNKESLAFASWPSVDEQLLREEQVHVAVQVNGKVRGSVAVAPDADKEVVLAAARADVNVARHLEGKVVRREIYVPGKIVNLVVE from the coding sequence ATGGCGAGCTACCCATTCACGGAGATCGAGGAAAAGTGGCAGAGATTCTGGGAGACGGAGTCTGTCTTTGCCACGAATCGGCATCCGAAAGGGGATCTGGAGAAGTTCTATGTCCTCGACATGTTTCCTTACCCGTCCGGCGTCGGACTGCACGTCGGCCACCCGCTGGGATACATTGCGACCGACATCGTTGCGCGATACAAGAGGATGCTGGGACTTGAAGTGCTGCACCCCATCGGCTTCGATGCGTTCGGTCTTCCTGCCGAGCAGTTTGCCGTGGAGCACGGCGTTCACCCGCGGATCACGACTCAGAAGAACATCGAGAATATGCTTCGTCAACTCAAGCGTCTTGGCTTGAGTTATGACTGGAGCCGGGTAGTAGCCACGACAGATCCGGAGTACTATCGGTGGACGCAATGGATATTTCTCAAACTGTACAACAGCTACTACGACGGGGAATTGTCGAAGGCTTGTCCGATCGACGAGCTGATCGCTGCATTTGATGACGGCAGCAAGGCACCTGCGACTGGCGAGGACTGGTCGTCTCTCAACGAAGTAGAGCGGCAGGACGTACTCGCGGGGTATCGGCTCGCCTTCATGGCGGAAGTTCCGGTCAACTGGTGCCCCGCCCTTGGGACTGTTCTTGCAAACGAGGAGGTTACGAACGAGGGCAGAAGCGAGCGTGGCAATTACCCGGTATTCAAACGTCCGCTGAAGCAATGGATGCTTCGGATTACGGCGTACGCGGACCGTCTTGAGGATGACCTGAAGCTGGTCGACTGGCCAGAGCCGATCAAGATCATGCAGCGAAACTGGATCGGTCGTAGCCAGGGTGCAATGGTCGATTTCGCGATCGGCGGTCTTCCGGACGTGATCCGTGTCTTCACGACACGACCCGATACTCTGTTTGGTGCGACCTACATGGTCCTCGCACCGGAGCATCCGCTCGTCGACCTCGTCGCGACACCCGAACACCGTTCGGAGGTACGCAAATACCAGAGCGATGCGGCTGGCATGACCGAGGTCGATCGTATGGCGGAGGGCAAGCGGAAGACCGGTGCGTTTACTGGAGGATATGCGATCAATCCGGTGAACGGTCAAGAGATTCCGATCTGGATCGCCGACTATGTCCTTATGGGATACGGTACAGGGGCCATCATGGCCGTTCCCGGACACGATCAACGCGACTTCGAGTTCGCGAAACAATTCGATCTGGATATTCGCCCCGTGGTGATACCCGATGCCGCCTGGTTACAGCAGCGTGACATCGAGCAGGAAGCCTACCTGGCCAATCCGGCGGCGCTGGAGGAAACATTTACAGGAGCGGGATTCGGAGTCAACTCCGCAAATGCTGATGTATCTCTAAATGGTGTTGAGACGGATCAAGCCAAAACGTTGATAACCGGGTGGCTTGCCGAACACGATCTGGGTGAACAGGCTATTCAGTACAAACTGCGCGACTGGTTATTCAGTCGTCAGCGCTACTGGGGTGAGCCGTTTCCAATACTCCACGGTCCGGACGGTTCGATTCATGCTGTCCCGGAAGATGATCTCCCCGTAGTGCTGCCGGAGATGGAGGACTTCAGGCCACAGACGAGCGACAACCCGGACGATCCTCCGCGTCCACCATTGGGTCGGGCACCGGAATCGTGGCGGCACGTCATCGTGGACGGCGTGCGGTACGAGCGCGAGTTAAACACGATGCCCCAATGGGCTGGCTCATGCTGGTACTATCTCCGCTTTATCGAGCCGTGGAATAGCGAGCACTTCGTCGGCAAGGAACTGGAGGAGTTCTGGATGGCTCCGGGCGGGGTGGACTTGTATGTGGGGGGCGTTGAGCATGCCGTGCTACATCTGCTCTATGCCCGCTTCTGGCACAAGGTGTTATTCGATCTGGGCTATGTATCGGGACCTGAACCCTTCGGCCGCCTCATCAATCAGGGATACATTCAGGCCTACGCGTATCGGGACGAGCGCGGAGTCATCGTCGACTCTGAGAAGGTCGTCGACCAGGACAATCGTCCGGCTGCTGACGTGCAGGGCGAATCGGGGAAGGAGTACTTCCACGAGAGTGCGCCGGTCACGCAGGAGTATGGCAAGATGGGAAAGAGTCTGAAGAATGCCGTGAGCCCCGATGAGATAGCAGCCGAGTTCGGTTGCGACACCTTCCGACTCTACGAAATGTACCTGGGGCCGCTTGAAGCATCCAAGCCGTGGTCCACGCGAGACATCATCGGCGTACATCGCTTCTTGAACCGTGTCTGGCGGAACCTCGTCGATGAGGACACAGACACACTGCTCGTTACGGATGAAGATCCAGATGACGAACTTGGGCGCCTTCTGAATCGAACGGTGAGACGTGTGACGGATGATCTTGACCGTTTGAGTTTCAACACCGCCATTGCAGCACTCATCGAGTTGAACTCCGAAATGGTTGCATTGAAGCGGATTCCGCGACGTGTTGCGGATACGTTCATCTTGCTCCTCGCCCCGATGGCTCCCCACATGGCGGAAGAGCTGTGGCACAGGATGGGAAACAAGGAATCGCTGGCGTTTGCATCCTGGCCTTCGGTGGACGAGCAGTTGCTGCGCGAGGAGCAGGTCCACGTCGCTGTTCAAGTTAACGGGAAAGTACGTGGCTCCGTAGCGGTCGCGCCGGATGCCGACAAGGAGGTTGTCCTTGCTGCCGCACGTGCCGATGTGAACGTGGCCCGGCACCTGGAAGGAAAGGTTGTAAGGCGTGAGATCTACGTTCCCGGCAAGATTGTCAACCTGGTTGTGGAATGA
- a CDS encoding HD domain-containing protein: protein MEDQRPQSDSKQPLPFSPLVEQAIELSAQWHDRTYRKSRWRDEPFEVPDDEYLKVPVVSHVTSVAMIVQRAGWDDETVAAAFLHDVIEDENRWEARFRYENLSDLMGASVAELVREVSEEKLDASGRNRPWRDRKIGYIERLRNASDGAVAISVADKLHNLWTINKSLKNGVDVFSRGRMRKALQGDPDQQRWFFNEIHSIAEQRDDPRLNAMRSRLKEEMTRFDVLTGK from the coding sequence ATGGAGGATCAGCGCCCACAAAGTGATTCGAAACAGCCGCTCCCGTTTTCTCCGCTTGTAGAGCAGGCAATCGAGCTTTCAGCCCAGTGGCATGATCGCACGTATCGAAAGAGTCGTTGGCGAGATGAACCGTTTGAGGTGCCCGATGATGAGTACCTCAAGGTCCCGGTCGTATCGCATGTGACCAGTGTCGCAATGATTGTTCAGCGGGCAGGATGGGATGATGAAACCGTGGCCGCAGCGTTCCTTCACGACGTCATCGAAGATGAGAATCGCTGGGAAGCACGTTTTCGCTACGAGAATCTCTCCGATCTGATGGGCGCGAGTGTCGCGGAGCTTGTACGGGAAGTTTCGGAAGAGAAGCTTGATGCCAGCGGCCGAAATCGACCATGGCGGGATCGGAAGATCGGCTACATCGAACGCCTCCGGAACGCCTCGGACGGGGCTGTGGCGATCAGTGTTGCGGACAAACTGCACAATCTGTGGACCATCAACAAGAGCCTGAAGAACGGTGTCGATGTCTTCAGCCGCGGCCGGATGCGGAAAGCGTTGCAGGGCGATCCGGATCAGCAGCGCTGGTTTTTCAATGAGATCCATTCGATCGCCGAACAGCGAGACGATCCGAGACTGAACGCCATGCGTTCTCGTCTGAAGGAGGAAATGACTCGGTTCGACGTGCTAACTGGCAAGTAG